The following coding sequences lie in one Fundulus heteroclitus isolate FHET01 chromosome 20, MU-UCD_Fhet_4.1, whole genome shotgun sequence genomic window:
- the opn1sw2 gene encoding blue-sensitive opsin — MKMRVNRQEEIPDDYWIPIPLDTDNMSAYSPYLVPQDHLGSLGLFYSMSALMFFLFVAGTAINILTIACTIQYKKLRSHLNYILVNMAVANLIVSSVGSFTCFYCFAYRYMALGPLGCKIEGFTAGVGGMVSLWSLAVIAFERWLVICKPLGNFAFKSEHALFFCALTWFFALCATVPPLVGWSRYIPEGMQCSCGPDWYTTGNKFNTESYVMFLFCFCFSVPFTCIVFCYSQLLFTLKSAAKAQAESASTQKAEKEVTRMVVVMVLGFLVCYMPYASFALWIVTHRGQPFDLRLATIPSCFSKASTVYNPVIYVVLNKQFRSCMRKMLGMSGGDEEESSASQSVTEVSKVGPS, encoded by the exons atgAAGATGAGGGTAAACCGTCAAGAAGAAATTCCAGACGACTACTGGATCCCCATCCCCCTGGACACCGACAACATGTCAGCCTACAGCCCGTACCTAGTTCCCCAGGACCATTTAGGAAGCCTGGGGCTTTTTTATTCAATGTCAGCATTAATGTTCTTCTTGTTTGTGGCCGGCACGGCCATCAACATCCTCACAATTGCATGTACTATTCAATACAAGAAGCTCCGCTCTCATCTGAACTACATCCTGGTCAACATGGCTGTGGCAAACCTCATCGTCTCGTCCGTGGGCTCTTTTACCTGCTTCTACTGTTTTGCCTACAGATACATGGCTCTTGGTCCACTCGGCTGCAAGATTGAAGGATTTACTGCAGGTGTTGGTG GCATGGTCAGCCTTTGGTCTCTGGCTGTGATTGCATTCGAAAGATGGTTGGTTATCTGCAAGCCCCTCGGGAACTTTGCCTTCAAGTCAGAGCATGCTTTGTTCTTTTGTGCACTTACTTGGTTCTTTGCTTTGTGCGCCACAGTTCCCCCACTAGTGGGATGGAGTAG GTACATCCCGGAAGGCATGCAGTGTTCATGTGGACCAGACTGGTACACGACAGGCAACAAGTTTAACACTGAATCCTATGTGATGTTCctcttctgcttctgcttttcTGTTCCTTTCACTTGCATCGTCTTCTGCTACTCGCAGCTGCTCTTCACACTGAAATCG GCGGCAAAGGCCCAGGCGGAGTCTGCCTCCACCCAGAAGGCAGAAAAGGAGGTGACTAGGATGGTGGTCGTCATGGTGCTAGGCTTCCTGGTGTGCTACATGCCATATGCCTCCTTTGCTCTTTGGATCGTGACCCACCGCGGACAGCCATTTGACCTGAGACTTGCAACCATACCGTCCTGTTTCTCCAAAGCATCCACCGTCTACAATCCCGTCATCTATGTTGTCCTCAATAAGCAG TTCCGCTCATGCATGAGGAAGATGCTGGGGATGAGCGGAGGCGACGAAGAGGAGTCATCTGCAAGTCAGTCGGTCACCGAAGTCTCAAAAGTTGGACCCTCTTAG